The sequence below is a genomic window from Oreochromis niloticus isolate F11D_XX linkage group LG3, O_niloticus_UMD_NMBU, whole genome shotgun sequence.
TGTGCTGAGAACATACTGGAATTTCATATACGTTTCTTAACTGTTTGCTATGTTTTGGTTGTCTCACTAAATTTTTTActtacatacattttcatttacttAAAGAAAGAAATAGGTTAAATAAGAATTCTGTAAACCATGGTGcacatgaaaatgttttttattcagaaaaaaacccaaacaagaCAACAACAGAGCAAAACGAGACAGATATTTGATGTGACAGACCTCATGATCTCAAAGTCAGTTTTGCTCAGACCACACCGTGTTATTGTTTCCTGTTGCTCATGATGTATATCTCAGTCTCTCCTCGACTGCTGCAAACCTCCATCTAACTCTCAGTGTAAGAAACACTTGACAGTCTTTAATGTCCTGACTTATGTCCTTCAACATAAAAATTATTAAAGACAACAATATCATGTTCATCATATTTATTACAAGCTTAACTTTTTAATCACAATACAGAAGCGATCTTATTTTTTGGGACAGACACAATATTTCAACGCTAGCTTGAAAAAGTTAGTTGTGTTCGGGCTGTCTGGTCACAGCATGGATAACACGAGTTTCTTATTTTTTCCCTGTTGCATGCCTCCTGGTTTTAGTTGTTCCATGCAGATGAAGTGTTGCGTCCTGATGATCATGTCAAGAGCTGAGTCATAAGAGTCAAACACGATTTCCCTTTATGAGATGCAACTAAACAATAGAGCTTAATAGCTCTCAAAAGAGAGAATTTAAGCTCATCATCATAAAGTTATGAAGCAGTTTTTCATGATTTCCTTTTAAACTAATCCTCTTGGTGCCCTCACTGTCCTTTTACGCTAACTTTCTATTGATTGGCTGCCCTTCATAAACAGTAGGTTTTGACGACTTTTGTCCTCGCAACCAGACCTGTGTAGGTGAGATTAGTTATATCTGTTACATCAAACTGATGCAAGGGTTTAACGGCTAAATTTATCTCTGAACAGTCAGCCGTCTGTCATTATGACTCACGGGGGTTATTCGTACATAAGACAACCTCATTATCTGAAactttggccatctgaacatacACAAATGTACCAGTATATGTGTGACAAATGGTAAGGAGATTTATGAAAGGTCCTCTTTAAAGATATGCATTAATTTATTTCAGATGTATGTGTTTGTTATGCTGTGTCAAGTGTTTATTCACATCTCTGCATTGTTTGTTAACATCCTCATTTACACCTAAATGATAAAAATTATGCACCCAATTTATTATTTACTACAGCCATTATCACATTAATACTTTGGATGTATATATAAATTTGGCTCAAAAAATCTGAGCATAGGACAAATAGGACTGCTTCTGTTTATGTATTTAAGGCAGAATATCTGAGAAGAAGAAGTTTGGAGTAGAGCAGTTTGATTTCTTCACCATACTGAACTGCCTGGGCTGAAACAAACAGACATAAATTCTTTggatgataaagaaaaaaaataagcaaaagaAGTGAAGAATAATTAATAAAATCAGTGATTTGAAGGTATTTCAGTTCCAGGACTTAGGGAAGCTGCAGAGAAGTAAAGCTCTTACATAAGTTTGAAAATCGCCACAGTGTGTGAACAGTGGTTGCTTGTTATGCTTGATTTCTCAGAGAAGTCGTGTGTGTGAAATTAGGATATAAAAAATTCAGTTTGCTATTTGCCTAATTAGCAGAAATATAATTTtagtttaaatatatatatatttaattttaccTTTTACCTTATTACCTTAGAATAATACTttagaataaaaatatttatattattataattatatacATGCAAATAGAAACTGAATTTTCAGATAGTGCTCAAAAGCTATTTTCTCAGTTACAGTTACAACTAGAAAGTTGTGAAAATGGCCCAATGGCCCGAAATTCTCTGGCtcgttctttcttttttatagaTAAAGcttgaaaaatgtaaataatattattattattgtgttatACAGTTATAATGATAATATAGTATAATATAAtcatatgttataattataatcCTTGAGATATTCATGTTTATCCGTTCAGTTCATCAGATTTTAATACTTAAAAAACAGGCCTGAatatatgcgtgtgtgtgtgtgtgtgtgtgtgtgtgtgtataatttgAGACTGAATGCCCCTTCTCAAACTCATACAAATCTAGCCAATTTTTCCTTCTTCTAACACATTTTAACTTTGAAGACAAAATGTTCATTTGCTTCCTAATATATCCCACTCATCTTCTTCTTTCCATACACTAAAGGTGCAAATCCCTCACAAGAGATCAGTGTGACAGCTTTCACTCTGTGTTGATGTTCCTGTTGTTTTTCAAGTGTTTTGTAGAAGCATACACCACATTTGTGTCCAGCTCACTCTGTGGTACAGGCCTTCTGATTTTAGCTTTGGGATGGAAATTCAGTGCTGCATAGTTCATGTCATCAGTATCCACATTCTGTAAACGAAAATGTTCAAAGTCACTAATCCTGCACATTACTTGTTAACCTCTTAACATCCAGAAGGTCACAGGGAACCCCATCTACTGTTGGGGTCCAGCTACTGAACTTTCATCATCAAAATGAAAGAGCTTTTGACAGAAAAACTGCAATGCCAAAATGAATATGTGAGACTTAATTTGGATGGGCATATTCAGGCATGGTACGGTCAGGCATGGCCTCCAAAGGTTACCCTAAATGGGTTTGAAGTTTAATATCTTGCTTGGTGAGAATAAATCTTCATCTAAAGCCAAAATCTAACATCAAAATAGATTACCTCACTCTGTTGTGGATTCTGTCCATCATCTTGAGCTAAATGACAGGAACAATCCAACTGTCAGTAATTCGCTTCTGCTTTTGCATTTGCaatttaaatgaaatcaaatcatATAAATACCTGGATGAAATTTCCTGATTTGGGCAGCCAGACCAATGATGACCAGTAGAAGAAGAACAATTAAACTGCCCAGGATCACAGTCATCACATTTGTTAATCCATCAAACACATCTACAAAATGgacaatttaaataaaactttgtgTAATATACTGCCtatgactgtaaaaagtcatgCAAAATGACAAgatttaaatgacagaaaacataATTACACTCTTACCTTGCACCTTTAAATATGTTCCACTTGAAATTACCGTCTTATCATCTTTGTACTCTCCACAGAAATACAAGCCAGAGTCAGATGAATCCAGGTGTTTGATATTGAGAAACAGCACAGAGGTGTTGGACGTCATGTTAAATTTGCCAGCTTGAAGACCATCTTGGAGAGAAGCATTTCTTTCAGCAGTGACCATAGATGAGATTCTGCTCACGTTGGGTCTGTTGGTCATTTTGAACCAGAATATGTGACCAGGATGTCTGCTAAAGTTGGAGCACTCCAGTGTGACTTCTTCACCAGGCTGAACCTCCACAGCATAAAACTGTGTGACTATGGAAGAGATCCAACCTGaaccaaacaacaaaataaacttcaAACTCCACCAAAACCAAACAACCAAACAATGCCTATGAACTACACTGTCCATTCAGTGTCTCAAGATTCAGTTCTCTTGGATTACTCAACAAAAAGTAATTCTCGTATGAGGAAAAAAGTGACAGGTCTACTTACTGAAAGTGTAGAGTAAAACTGCAATCCACTTAAATTTCAGCATTGTGTGTATGACCACTGCAATGTTGCTAACTGAACTGTGCTCCAGTAAAAGTGATCTCTACATAAAGAGGCGGGCTGCTCTTTTATATGTACCGTTCCTCAGCCTGACGGTGCCACCAGATTTAGGAAAATGGTGCAAACTGACAGCTTTAGGAAGAACAGAatatcagtattttattttttgacagcATTTCAGATAATGCTGTTCAATaggatatatttatatttaatagaTAATGTattttgaaaagtttaaaatacatCTACAAAAGCTGTCAGTCTGTATAATTTTGATATATTAGATATTTGTTGTCTTTACCATGAGATGTTTTAAATAAGACTTAGCGCTAGTGGTTACGCAGCTCTTGAAAAAGGTTTAACTCTACATTTTTATGCTCAGTATCAGATGTGTCAGTAATAATATGTGACAAATAATTCTGATATCAAGCACTCGCTGAGGTTCTCTGTTGATTCTGTAACTGCTAACATTGCATGAAGCAGACTATTGGCCCCACACTAAATAAAGTATTAATACTATAATCAAGTATCTTTTTTCATCATGTGTGATTATATTATGTTAGCAAGGCTTAGTAGGTTCAAGTGCACCTTAGTGTGGAGCCTTTAGCTAGTGTGGGTTTGAAACGTGCAGCCTGTGGAGGAGTAAACCCTTTGATATGAGGCTGTGCAAGTGTCACCCTGCTACAGCAGAGGGTAGTGATGTGAGTTTGTGCGAAAAACAGCGTGAGATTGATTTACCACGAAGATGTGTCCTGATCTAGATTTGTTTAACATGCAGCAACACAAATGCTCTTCAAGTGAACTGACTGAATCAGTCCTGAATAAATTAGCaacttctcctccttctccttgtTGATTACAAAGAGCTCAATTGTCAGGTCAGCTGGTGCACTCATTTACTTTTTCGAATCAACAAGTCCTGTTTGTCGAGTCTGACAAAATATgggtaaaaatgtatttaatcagCTTTAACTTGGAATGATTGTTGGTACTAAACCCACTCATCTAAAAATTATAAAACTGCTGATCATTGTTAATTTTTGCATATCGGTGATTATTCACTCAGAGTGATGTGACCAATATAAAACATTTGGGGTCTGGGTCTGTCTGAGGGATTTATTTCCTcctcttcatgttttttttggcTGCTTATTTCAATCAAACGCAGAGGTCACTTTCAAAGTCCTTTCAGAGACGCAAAGAACAACCAGGCAGCTCATTTAGTGATGGAAGTGATGTTTCAGTTAAAACACATGTCGGTTCTTCAGTATTAGTTAATGTTCAAGTGTTATGATACATCATAGCAGTTTCTTTAGCACACAGATTACCTATAAACTATGTTCAGACATTCAGATGATGTATTCAGCCCACTCCattgtgttaaataaataattttattggaaatgaaaaaaaaatacacttcaaaCATGCAGTATGAAAAATGTCtcaacataataaaataacatgtTATTAACCTTTTTGTGCTGACTGTCAAGTCTATTTCATATAACAACAGAAGctgacccaaagtgctttaaacaCAGATTTGCATCACAGGTCTCCAAACAGGCATTTTCACAATGAAACTGAAAGGCGTGTTTTGTTGTCTTAACTCTAGAAAGTAAAAGTCACAGAGGTTCAGTTGTCATTCAAATGTGTTCAGATTTcatcaaggtggctgtagttaaacctttacttaaaaagccatctctagacccagctgtcttagctaattataggccaatctccaaccttcctttcatatcaaaaatccttgaaagagtagttgtcaaacagctaacagatcatctgcagaggaatggcttatttgaagcgtttcagtcaggtttcagagctcagcacagcacagaaacagctttagtgaaggttacaaatgatcttcttatggcctctgacagtggactcatctctgtgcttgtcctgctagacctcagtgcagcgttcgatactgttgaccataatatcctattagagcgattagaacatgctgtaggtattacaggtactgcactgcagtggtttgtatcatatctatctaatagactccaatttgtacatgtaaatggagagtcctcttcagacactaaggtcaattatggtgttccacagggttcagtgctaggaccaattctatttacattatacatgcttcccttaggcagcatcattagaagacatagcataaattttcactgctatgcagatgacacgcagctctatctatccatgaagccaggtatcacagaccaattagttaaactgcaggaatgtcttaaagacataaagacctggatggccgctaactttctgcttcttaattcagataaaactgaggttattgtactcggccctgaaaatcttagaaatatggtatctaagcagattcttactctggatggcattaccttggcctccagtaacactgtgagaaaccttggagtcatttttgaccaggacatgtccttcaacgcacatattaaaca
It includes:
- the LOC100702738 gene encoding uncharacterized protein LOC100702738, with the translated sequence MLKFKWIAVLLYTFSWISSIVTQFYAVEVQPGEEVTLECSNFSRHPGHIFWFKMTNRPNVSRISSMVTAERNASLQDGLQAGKFNMTSNTSVLFLNIKHLDSSDSGLYFCGEYKDDKTVISSGTYLKVQDVFDGLTNVMTVILGSLIVLLLLVIIGLAAQIRKFHPAQDDGQNPQQSENVDTDDMNYAALNFHPKAKIRRPVPQSELDTNVVYASTKHLKNNRNINTE